In a single window of the Rhizoctonia solani chromosome 16, complete sequence genome:
- a CDS encoding rare lipoprotein A-like double-psi beta-barrel protein: MLFFGTLAVTASLVAAVAADHGHSLHARSHHHVDRSNLQKRFSGTATYYQTGMGACGQYNNPGDFIVALNSAQYGGGYPGPNCFKGINICGKGKCHYATIVDECPTCSHGSLDLSQGLFEFFAPTSDGVFQMTWSFADGGDDPKPTTSKKPDPPPPTTTWKPEPSPEPTTTWKPEPTTTWEEPKTTSTKRRTTTSTPPPEPTTSHEPSTTSTSYTPTSTPSSTSSTSTSTTESTTSVSSSVAVSTSAQVTATQSSAGPSSSSSGSVSVSAPAPTTSGLASGPGNNSGSGAASNLADANQVMLALGKMAVVANGGQ; the protein is encoded by the exons ATGTTATTCTTTGGCACACTTGCTGTTACAGCATCTTTGGTCGCTGCAGTTGCTGCCGACCATGGTCATAGTTTGCATGCCAGGTCTCATCACCACGTTGACCGTTCGAATCTCCAGAAGCGTTTCTCTGGAACTGCAACCTACTATCAAACTGGGATGGGAGC GTGTGGGCAGTATAATAACCCTGGCGATTTC ATTGTTGCTTTGAACTCTGCA CAATATGGAGGTGGATATCCTGGCCCCAATTGTTTTAAAGGCATCAATATTTGTGGTAAAGGCAAATGTCACTACGCAACAATTGTGGACGAG TGCCCGACCTGTAGTCACGGTTCGCTGGACTTGTCGCAGGGTTTGTTCGAGTTTTTCGCTCCCACTAGTGATGGAGTATTCCAGATGACTTGGA GCTTTGCCGACGGCGGCGACGACCCCAAACCTACCACGAGCAAGAAGCCCGACCCTCCTCCACCTACTACAACTTGGAAACCTGAGCCTTCGCCCGAACCAACCACGACTTGGAAACCGGAACCAACCACGACTTGGGAAGAGCCCAAGACAACCAGTACCAAGAGGAGAACCACTACTTCGACCCCGCCTCCAGAGCCAACCACTTCTCATGAACCTAGCACAACTTCGACAAGCTACACACCAACCAGCACCCCCTCGAGTACCTCGAGCACGAGCACAAGCACCACCGAGTCTACTACTTCTGTTAGCTCGTCGGTCGCAGTTTCCACAAGCGCTCAGGTCACTGCCACCCAATCCTCTGCGGGTCCTTCAAGTTCAAGTTCAGGTTCAGTTTCAGTTTCAGCTCCGGCCCCAACCACTTCCGGTTTGGCCTCTGGACCAGGAAACAACAGTGGCTCCGGTGCTGCTTCCAACCTGGCTGACGCGAACCAGGTTATGCTTGCGCTCGGCAAGATGGCTGTAGTCGCTAACGGCGGCCAGTAG